A genomic segment from Glycine max cultivar Williams 82 chromosome 1, Glycine_max_v4.0, whole genome shotgun sequence encodes:
- the LOC100818314 gene encoding receptor-like cytosolic serine/threonine-protein kinase RBK1 produces MATTDNHVKEFTIDDESSPRAILETPVSGTESDNSGSSESFSSVSPEKSPAVTGKEVPKEGYVQQLKSMIDVFKFKSVRKLTAVPLLSVGHDISRKGFTKKLARIRSAEDSIDIGAFPTKPSWRNFDYEELAAATGNFSYENLIGKGGHAEVYKGYLPDGQVIAVKRLMKNEKDAADRAGDFLTELGIIAHINHPNATRLVGFGVDCGLYFVLQLAPHGSLSSLLFGSECLDWKIRFKVAIGVAEGLHYLHKECPRRIIHRDIKASNILLNENFEAEISDFGLAKWLPSKWTNHVVFPIEGTFGYLAPEYFMHGVVDEKTDVFAFGVLLLELITGHRAVDSNSRQSLVIWAKPLLDTNNVKDLADPRLGEEYDLTEMKRTMLTASMCVHHASSKRPYMNQVVLLLKGEETIIEPKKNLVAQKSLMLEACDLEDYTCSSYLKDLNRHRQLIME; encoded by the exons ATGGCAACCACGGATAATCACGTGAAAGAGTTTACGATCGACGACGAGTCATCGCCGAGGGCGATTCTGGAAACCCCTGTTTCGGGAACAGAGTCCGACAACAGTGGAAGCAGCGAAAGCTTCAGTTCCGTCTCGCCGGAGAAGTCGCCGGCGGTGACCGGAAAAGAGGTTCCCAAGGAAGGTTACGTGCAACAGTTGAAGTCCATGATCGACGTTTTCAAGTTCAAGTCTGTGAGAAAGTTAACAGCCGTTCCTCTGCTTTCGGTGGGCCATGATATCTCTCGGAAAGGGTTCACCAAAAAACTTGCTCGTATTCGAAGTGCTGAAGATAGTATTGATATTGGAGCTTTTCCCACGAAACCCTCTTGGAGGAACTTCGATTATGAAGAGTTAGCTGCTGCTACTggtaattttagttatg AGAACTTGATTGGAAAAGGTGGTCACGCTGAAGTGTACAAAGGCTACTTACCCGATGGTCAGGTTATAGCTGTAAAGAGGCTAatgaagaatgaaaaggatgctgCAGACAGAGCTGGTGATTTCTTGACGGAGCTTGGGATCATAGCACACATAAACCACCCAAATGCGACGCGCCTTGTTGGTTTTGGGGTTGATTGTGGCCTATACTTTGTCCTACAGCTTGCTCCACATGGCAGTCTTTCTTCTTTGCTTTTTG GTTCTGAATGCTTGGACTGGAAGATAAGATTCAAGGTAGCTATTGGGGTGGCAGAGGGATTGCATTATCTCCATAAAGAGTGCCCGAGACGAATCATTCATAGGGACATCAAGGCCTCCAATATATTACTAAACGAAAACTTCGAAGCTGAG ATATCCGATTTTGGACTGGCAAAGTGGCTCCCAAGTAAGTGGACAAACCACGTTGTCTTCCCAATAGAAGGAACATTTGG ATATTTGGCCCCAGAGTACTTTATGCATGGAGTTGTGGATGAGAAAACTGATGTATTTGCTTTTGGAGTTTTGCTGTTGGAGCTCATAACAGGTCACCGTGCTGTTGATTCGAATAGTAGACAAAGTCTTGTCATCTGG GCAAAGCCACTGCTGGACACAAACAATGTAAAGGATTTAGCAGACCCCAGATTAGGAGAGGAATATGATCTTACTGAAATGAAGCGCACCATGTTGACGGCTTCCATGTGTGTCCACCATGCATCCTCCAAGCGGCCATACATGAATCAG GTTGTGCTTCTACTAAAGGGTGAAGAGACAATTATAGAACCAAAGAAAAATTTAGTTGCACAGAAATCTCTCATGTTAGAGGCATGTGACCTAGAAGATTATACTTGCTCAAGTTACTTGAAGGACCTCAATCGCCACAGGCAATTAATCATGGAGTAA